In Salvelinus namaycush isolate Seneca chromosome 20, SaNama_1.0, whole genome shotgun sequence, the following proteins share a genomic window:
- the LOC120064975 gene encoding CMP-N-acetylneuraminate-beta-galactosamide-alpha-2,3-sialyltransferase 2-like codes for MLFKRKLCLFSLVGGILFVMITIQKNNILSMTLTETHASSRTVPGTAVNRTRATPSPDRICGCQSCIADMKVSAWFAQHYDPQQQPFLTDGDNNMDPLALKWWLALQRSTDERTIYEVIQKMFQVIAPPARNVQPKQAQCRKCAVVGNSGNLLGSQYGSLIDSHNRVIRMNKATTSGFEADVGNRTTHHFMYPESAVDIGPGVHLVLLPFKLRDLQWVASALSTGEIKTTYMRVKDRVQADKDKVMVMNPAFFKYTHDRWTERHGRYPSTGMLAIIFALHICDEVSVFGYGADQHGNWHHYWEENKYGGAFRKTGVHHADFETKVIQKLDAEGKIKLHRR; via the exons ATGCTCTTCAAGAGGAAGTTGTGCTTGTTTTCTCTGGTTGGTGGGATTCTCTTTGTCATGATCACCATTCAGAAGAACAACATCCTGTCTATGACTTTGACGGAGACCCATGCCAGCTCCAGGACTGTGCCAGGCACCGCTGTTAACCGAACACGGGCAACACCCAGTCCAGACAGGATATGCGGGTGCCAGTCCTGCATAGCGGACATGAAGGTTTCTGCGTGGTTCGCTCAGCACTATGACCCCCAGCAGCAGCCCTTCCTCACAGACGGAGACAACAACATGGACCCCCTGGCCCTGAAGTGGTGGCTG GCTTTGCAGCGGTCCACCGATGAGCGTACGATATACGAGGTGATCCAGAAGATGTTCCAGGTCATCGCTCCCCCCGCCAGGAATGTCCAGCCCAAACAAGCTCAATGCAGGAAGTGTGCAGTGGTGGGGAACTCAGGAAACCTGCTGGGCTCTCAATATGGCTCCTTGATAGACTCCCATAACAGAGTCATAAG AATGAATAAAGCCACCACATCAGGGTTCGAGGCGGACGTGGGCAACAGAACGACACACCACTTCATGTACCCTGAGAGTGCAGTGGACATCGGCCCTGGGGTCCACCTCGTCCTGCTGCCCTTTAAACTCCGCGATCTACAGTGGGTAGCCAGCGCCCTGTCGACGGGAGAGATCAAAAC GACATACATGAGGGTGAAAGATCGAGTACAGGCTGACAAGGATAAG GTAATGGTGATGAATCCAGCATTCTTTAAGTACACCCACGACCGGTGGACAGAGCGCCATGGCAGATACCCATCCACGGGCATGCTGGCCATAATATTTGCCCTGCACATCTGCGATGAG GTGTCGGTATTTGGCTATGGAGCCGATCAACATGGGAACTGGCATCACTACTGGGAGGAAAACAAGTACGGCGGCGCTTTTAGGAAAACCGGAGTCCACCATGCTGATTTTGAGACGAAGGTTATCCAAAAGCTTGACGCAGAGGGCAAAATTAAGCTGCACAGGAGATGA